Proteins found in one Parcubacteria group bacterium genomic segment:
- the rplL gene encoding 50S ribosomal protein L7/L12, with translation MTDEKKDVEVPEKFKKLVSEIETMSVLELSELVKVLEEKFGVSASAGVMMAAAPAAGDAAPAAEEKSEFDVEVTASGASKINVIKAVREITGLGLKDAKDLVDAAPKVIKEKVSKADAETMKKKLEEAGATVTLK, from the coding sequence ATGACAGACGAAAAAAAGGACGTTGAGGTTCCAGAAAAATTCAAAAAGCTCGTTTCTGAGATTGAAACTATGAGCGTTTTAGAACTTTCTGAACTGGTGAAGGTTTTGGAAGAGAAATTTGGAGTTTCTGCTTCTGCTGGTGTGATGATGGCCGCCGCTCCTGCTGCTGGTGATGCCGCTCCTGCTGCTGAAGAGAAATCTGAATTTGACGTGGAAGTGACTGCTTCTGGCGCATCAAAAATCAATGTGATTAAAGCTGTAAGAGAAATCACTGGCCTAGGACTCAAAGATGCCAAGGATTTAGTTGACGCCGCTCCAAAGGTGATCAAAGAAAAAGTTTCCAAAGCTGACGCAGAAACAATGAAAAAGAAACTGGAAGAAGCCGGTGCAACTGTGACTTTGAAATAA
- the rplJ gene encoding 50S ribosomal protein L10 has protein sequence MQTKIQKEVIVSELSEKLKGAKAVVFSDFKGLNMKDMVALRKELRAQGVSLKVVKKTLINIALKNAGIEADVLKMEGQIAIAVSPKDEVAAAKILSKFSKVNDKLKVTGGVLEGKMLSTDEVIALSKLPSKDELLAKFVGTINAPVSNFVRVLSGNLSGFVRVLKAVAEKK, from the coding sequence ATGCAAACGAAGATTCAAAAAGAAGTAATTGTTTCTGAATTATCGGAAAAATTGAAGGGCGCCAAAGCGGTAGTTTTTTCAGATTTCAAGGGACTCAACATGAAAGACATGGTGGCTTTGCGAAAAGAGCTCCGCGCCCAAGGGGTGAGTCTCAAAGTGGTCAAAAAGACTTTGATCAACATTGCTCTCAAGAATGCCGGCATCGAAGCGGATGTGCTCAAGATGGAAGGTCAGATTGCTATCGCAGTTTCTCCGAAAGATGAAGTAGCAGCCGCCAAAATTCTGAGCAAATTTTCCAAGGTGAATGACAAATTGAAAGTGACTGGGGGAGTATTGGAAGGAAAGATGCTTAGCACGGATGAAGTGATTGCGCTTTCCAAATTGCCATCCAAAGACGAGTTGCTCGCGAAATTTGTGGGAACGATCAACGCGCCTGTTTCGAACTTTGTCCGAGTACTGTCTGGAAATTTGAGCGGATTCGTGCGAGTTTTGAAAGCAGTGGCGGAGAAGAAATAA
- the rpsP gene encoding 30S ribosomal protein S16 produces MLTIRLARTGKRNTAQFKIMLQEHTVAPGGRHVEILGSHNPHSKETVLKTDRIKYWIEKGALASDTVHNLLVKNGVISEKKRVVKLPKKVVVAEAEAPKKEATAKTEEAPVEAVAPKAEEVATEKKEEVIAEAVPVEKTEEVKAE; encoded by the coding sequence ATGCTGACCATACGACTAGCAAGAACCGGCAAACGAAATACGGCACAATTCAAAATAATGCTTCAAGAACACACAGTTGCTCCAGGTGGACGGCACGTGGAAATTTTGGGTAGTCACAATCCACATTCCAAAGAAACAGTGCTCAAAACTGATCGGATCAAATATTGGATTGAAAAAGGTGCGCTAGCATCAGACACTGTACATAACCTTTTGGTCAAAAATGGTGTCATCTCAGAAAAGAAAAGGGTAGTGAAGTTGCCAAAGAAAGTGGTTGTTGCTGAGGCAGAAGCCCCGAAAAAAGAGGCGACTGCAAAAACCGAAGAAGCTCCTGTTGAAGCGGTTGCTCCAAAAGCTGAAGAAGTAGCTACTGAAAAGAAAGAGGAGGTTATTGCCGAAGCAGTTCCAGTTGAAAAAACAGAAGAGGTGAAGGCTGAATAA
- a CDS encoding type IV secretion system DNA-binding domain-containing protein, with translation MDYSGLINISLLISGIATLISGAWLVASSFLSFRAQINQSMNLDLDVIRVSKINKSEEEKTKEGESWKGEIGAMEQMLTAFSSIRDTRGFFKKILYGSPAISLEIANSSKSEEIVFFIAVPRKFRENIEKQIHSFFPYASLEKTTDFNIFYPGSKTEASIIKLKNDYSLPIRTYENQEMDPLNAIANALSKLDAVSEGAAIQLVLRPAGTAWRAEGRRIAHEMQQGKRLRDVNKSFMGKVGTELGSAALSVITPAKKDDPLGDKKTVQLTPEEQELVKGIEKKASKTGFETNIRLVASAATSERAQEILAHMENAFAQYENGDVNCFQVKRKNKKVIAFDFIFRNFKSEEKMILGVEEISSIFHIPISTTEAPKIKWLKSNASAPPIGIPTEGILIGFNEYRGAKTNIRLTENDRRRHLYTIGQTGTGKTTILQEMAKQDAKEGRGFCFIDPHGDAIEDILACIPKERAQDVIVFDPSDVERPFGLNMLECDPSHPEQMTFVINEMIGIFDQLYDLKATGGPMFEQYMRNAMFLVMSDPESGSTLMEISKVMADEEFRAMKLSKCTNQTVVDFWTKEAEKAGGEAALANMVPYITSKLTPFISNDMMRPIISQQKSTINFRDIMDNKKILLVALSKGKIGEINARLLGMVIVGKILMAALGRTDTPEDERVDFYLYLDEFQNVTTNSIAQILSEARKYRLCLNIAHQFIAQLKEEISKAVFGNIGSMILCRVGPEDAEFLEKQVAPVFSRDDLVNVDNYKGFAKILIDGVLTKPFNIQGFPPTKGDQEIANAIKELSRLTYGRDRHIVNQEIIERTRF, from the coding sequence ATGGATTATTCAGGATTAATCAATATCAGCCTTTTAATTTCCGGCATAGCCACGCTCATTAGTGGTGCCTGGCTCGTTGCATCTAGCTTTTTGAGTTTTCGTGCTCAGATCAACCAATCGATGAATCTGGATCTGGACGTGATTCGCGTTTCCAAGATCAACAAGAGCGAAGAAGAAAAGACAAAAGAAGGTGAAAGCTGGAAAGGGGAGATTGGCGCGATGGAACAGATGCTCACTGCTTTTTCCTCGATCCGTGATACGCGAGGCTTTTTCAAGAAAATACTCTATGGCTCGCCGGCGATTTCGCTGGAAATTGCTAATTCTTCCAAGAGCGAAGAAATAGTTTTTTTTATCGCTGTGCCGAGAAAATTTCGGGAAAATATTGAAAAACAGATCCATAGTTTTTTTCCGTATGCTTCTTTGGAGAAAACGACTGATTTTAATATTTTTTATCCCGGCAGTAAGACGGAGGCATCCATCATCAAGTTGAAAAATGATTATTCCTTGCCAATCCGGACCTACGAGAATCAAGAGATGGATCCTTTGAATGCGATTGCCAACGCACTGAGCAAGCTCGATGCGGTCAGTGAGGGTGCGGCGATCCAGCTGGTCTTACGGCCAGCCGGAACGGCTTGGCGGGCGGAGGGCCGGCGCATCGCACATGAAATGCAACAAGGCAAGCGTCTTCGTGATGTTAATAAGTCATTTATGGGTAAAGTTGGGACTGAACTGGGATCGGCAGCATTGTCTGTTATTACTCCGGCCAAAAAAGACGATCCATTGGGGGACAAGAAGACAGTTCAATTGACACCAGAAGAACAGGAGCTAGTGAAGGGGATCGAAAAGAAAGCATCAAAGACTGGCTTTGAAACAAATATCCGCTTGGTTGCCTCAGCAGCAACGAGCGAACGGGCGCAGGAAATTTTGGCCCATATGGAAAATGCTTTTGCGCAATATGAAAATGGCGATGTTAATTGTTTCCAAGTTAAAAGAAAGAATAAGAAGGTGATCGCCTTTGATTTCATCTTTCGTAATTTCAAATCGGAAGAAAAGATGATTTTGGGGGTGGAGGAGATTTCTAGTATTTTTCATATCCCGATTTCCACAACGGAAGCGCCAAAAATAAAATGGCTCAAATCAAATGCGTCGGCGCCACCGATCGGAATTCCTACGGAAGGAATCTTGATTGGCTTTAATGAATATAGGGGAGCAAAAACTAATATCCGCCTAACGGAGAATGATCGTCGAAGGCATCTCTATACCATCGGTCAGACCGGAACTGGTAAGACTACTATCTTGCAAGAAATGGCAAAACAGGATGCAAAGGAGGGGCGGGGGTTTTGCTTTATCGATCCGCATGGCGATGCAATTGAGGATATTTTGGCTTGCATCCCGAAGGAAAGGGCTCAGGATGTGATTGTGTTTGATCCATCCGACGTAGAGCGGCCGTTTGGACTTAATATGCTAGAGTGTGATCCGTCGCATCCGGAACAGATGACGTTTGTGATTAATGAGATGATCGGGATTTTTGATCAACTCTATGATTTGAAAGCGACTGGTGGGCCGATGTTTGAGCAGTATATGCGCAATGCGATGTTTCTCGTGATGAGCGATCCGGAGTCTGGTTCGACGCTGATGGAGATTTCCAAAGTGATGGCAGATGAGGAATTTCGGGCGATGAAACTGTCAAAATGTACCAATCAAACGGTGGTGGATTTTTGGACGAAAGAAGCAGAGAAGGCCGGTGGTGAGGCGGCGCTGGCCAATATGGTGCCCTACATCACTTCCAAGCTGACACCATTCATTTCCAATGATATGATGCGCCCGATCATCTCTCAACAGAAAAGCACGATCAATTTTCGAGACATCATGGATAATAAAAAAATTCTGCTCGTGGCCCTTTCTAAGGGAAAAATTGGTGAAATCAATGCGCGGCTTTTGGGCATGGTGATTGTGGGAAAAATTCTTATGGCGGCGCTAGGGCGCACGGATACGCCGGAAGATGAACGAGTGGATTTCTATCTATACCTGGATGAATTTCAGAATGTGACGACCAATTCCATCGCGCAAATCCTCAGCGAAGCGCGAAAATATCGGCTCTGCCTCAACATCGCTCATCAGTTTATCGCTCAGCTCAAAGAAGAGATATCTAAGGCGGTGTTTGGCAATATCGGTTCGATGATCCTTTGTCGGGTCGGTCCGGAAGATGCGGAATTTTTGGAAAAGCAAGTAGCGCCCGTATTTTCACGTGATGATTTGGTGAATGTGGATAACTACAAAGGTTTTGCCAAGATTTTGATTGATGGCGTCCTGACTAAGCCGTTTAATATCCAAGGTTTTCCACCGACCAAGGGGGATCAGGAAATCGCTAACGCAATCAAAGAGTTGTCCCGCCTAACCTATGGTCGGGACAGACATATCGTCAACCAAGAAATTATCGAACGAACGAGGTTTTAA
- a CDS encoding DUF5663 domain-containing protein, which yields MTDQAQLQKELLEELGLSSLPEDKQEEILIKMTEVLLKRIFVETMEKLSETDREAYEKMVDEKNDPEKIGEFLKEKVVNYDEMVQKIIIAFKEEMKKVG from the coding sequence ATGACAGACCAAGCGCAATTGCAAAAAGAACTGTTGGAGGAATTGGGGCTATCCAGCCTTCCGGAGGATAAGCAAGAAGAAATTTTGATTAAAATGACTGAAGTGCTTTTGAAACGAATATTTGTGGAAACGATGGAAAAATTGAGCGAGACGGATCGCGAGGCCTATGAAAAGATGGTGGATGAAAAAAATGATCCAGAAAAGATCGGCGAGTTCTTGAAGGAGAAAGTAGTGAATTATGACGAAATGGTGCAGAAAATTATCATAGCTTTTAAGGAAGAGATGAAAAAAGTGGGATAA